The Dehalogenimonas lykanthroporepellens BL-DC-9 genome includes a window with the following:
- a CDS encoding transposase IS3/IS911 family protein (PFAM: transposase IS3/IS911 family protein~KEGG: bvi:Bcep1808_7228 transposase IS3/IS911 family protein): MERIPHGKYTREFRLEAVKLVTEDKLSVAEAARRLALPSNTLDNWLRKHRAGKLEEVGKSYRPLTEVEMELARVKKENAELKMEREILKKAAAYFARESLPGTRR, translated from the coding sequence ATGGAAAGGATTCCACACGGGAAGTATACGAGGGAGTTCAGGCTGGAAGCGGTGAAGCTGGTGACAGAGGATAAATTGTCTGTGGCGGAAGCTGCCAGGCGGCTGGCACTGCCGTCAAACACCTTGGACAACTGGCTCAGGAAACACAGAGCCGGCAAGCTTGAAGAAGTGGGCAAGTCATACCGGCCGCTGACAGAAGTAGAGATGGAGCTGGCCCGGGTAAAGAAGGAAAATGCCGAACTCAAAATGGAGCGGGAAATATTAAAAAAAGCAGCCGCGTACTTTGCCAGGGAGTCGCTGCCCGGTACGCGGCGATGA